In Nostoc sp. UHCC 0926, a single genomic region encodes these proteins:
- a CDS encoding Uma2 family endonuclease, producing MVNLSLKQRIPPLENGDRLTRYEFERRYQAMPRHQKAELIEGVVYLASPLRFESHAEPHGHTITWLGVYEASTPGVRLGIEPTVRLDRDNEPQPDGVLLITPTAKGQSRFSDDDYIEGAPELVIEIAASSVAIDLHDKKKVYGRNGVKEYIVWQIFENKLDWFRLQQGEYVSLEVDAHGITKSQVFPGLWLSMSDLLASNMQQVLAVLQLGLNSPEHQIFVQQLSGEGR from the coding sequence ATGGTCAACCTATCACTCAAGCAGCGAATTCCTCCTTTAGAGAATGGCGATCGCCTCACTCGCTACGAATTTGAACGCCGTTATCAAGCAATGCCTCGTCATCAAAAGGCAGAATTAATTGAAGGAGTTGTATACTTGGCATCCCCATTACGCTTTGAAAGTCATGCTGAACCACATGGCCATACAATCACTTGGTTGGGAGTTTATGAAGCATCAACTCCTGGTGTGAGATTGGGAATTGAGCCAACAGTCCGCTTAGATCGAGACAATGAACCGCAACCTGATGGAGTGCTATTAATCACACCAACAGCTAAAGGACAATCTCGTTTCAGCGATGATGATTACATAGAAGGTGCGCCAGAACTCGTAATAGAGATAGCAGCTAGCAGTGTTGCTATTGATTTACATGACAAGAAAAAAGTCTATGGTCGGAATGGGGTAAAAGAATATATTGTTTGGCAAATATTTGAAAATAAATTAGATTGGTTTCGCCTGCAACAAGGAGAATATGTCTCCTTAGAAGTGGACGCACATGGAATTACCAAAAGTCAAGTATTTCCTGGTTTGTGGTTGTCAATGTCAGATTTACTTGCTAGCAATATGCAGCAAGTATTGGCTGTCTTACAGTTAGGATTAAATTCGCCAGAACATCAAATATTCGTGCAGCAGTTGTCTGGGGAAGGAAGATAG
- a CDS encoding class I SAM-dependent methyltransferase — MSNFLHFIVTLVVILSCSLLNPTLTAQAASSSTTVYEQHIIHNPDGIGKYYMGREIAKVMGYTGAGWLERPRREGEEQPSKVVNVLNLKPNDVVADIGAGTGYLSFRIAPLLTAGKVLAVDVQPEMLEIIELFKKEKNITNVEPVLATLTDPNLPPESVDLALMVDAYHELEYPQEVMQGIVKGLKPGGRVVLVEYRGENPFILIKGLHKMTQKQVRKEMQAVGLVWRETKNLLPQQHLMVFEKPDSSTSRLYAI, encoded by the coding sequence ATGTCAAATTTTCTCCACTTTATAGTAACTCTTGTTGTGATATTGAGTTGCTCACTGCTGAACCCAACCCTGACAGCACAAGCCGCTTCTTCATCCACCACAGTTTACGAACAGCATATTATCCATAATCCAGATGGTATCGGCAAATATTACATGGGGCGAGAAATTGCCAAAGTTATGGGATACACAGGCGCTGGCTGGCTAGAACGTCCAAGGCGAGAGGGAGAGGAACAGCCAAGTAAGGTAGTCAACGTCCTCAATCTGAAACCTAATGATGTAGTGGCAGATATTGGGGCTGGTACAGGTTACTTAAGCTTTCGCATCGCGCCGCTATTAACAGCAGGTAAAGTGTTGGCTGTAGATGTTCAGCCAGAAATGTTGGAAATCATTGAGTTGTTCAAAAAAGAGAAAAACATCACCAATGTTGAGCCTGTTTTGGCAACCCTTACTGACCCAAACCTACCACCTGAAAGTGTCGATTTGGCGCTGATGGTAGATGCTTACCATGAATTGGAGTATCCCCAAGAAGTGATGCAAGGAATTGTGAAAGGACTGAAACCAGGTGGAAGGGTGGTTTTGGTTGAGTACCGGGGCGAAAATCCCTTTATTCTGATTAAAGGTCTGCACAAGATGACTCAAAAGCAAGTCCGTAAAGAAATGCAAGCTGTTGGTTTGGTTTGGCGAGAAACCAAAAACTTGTTACCTCAACAGCATTTAATGGTATTTGAGAAACCTGATTCTAGCACTTCTCGTTTGTATGCAATATAA
- a CDS encoding class I SAM-dependent methyltransferase, translating into MTDQDSYKQQLREFYGSRTTYDHEEGTRHPLEAKLLLEFVPLDSGQKILDVATGTGLVAIPAAEKVGSDGYVIGIDITPGMLHQARLKIAAARLQNIELIEADAEYFNFSDNSFDVIFCCDAIVLFPDILTTLQKWYRYLKTGGYVAFTCPPETAYMASLQQRICAQVLGVSLPHILEPLGTPEKCRNLLNQAGFRDIEIKIEPSGRYRPVRDSRLSGTVININFKGNPLLSKLSQEQLNQLQVEYKAEIEKLATDQGLWEDTTKFFVRARK; encoded by the coding sequence ATGACTGATCAGGATAGCTATAAACAGCAACTAAGAGAATTTTATGGTAGTAGAACGACTTATGACCACGAGGAAGGGACTCGCCATCCTCTAGAAGCCAAGCTTCTACTTGAATTTGTGCCACTAGATTCGGGACAGAAAATCCTTGATGTGGCGACTGGAACAGGTTTAGTTGCGATACCCGCAGCTGAAAAAGTTGGTTCAGATGGTTATGTGATTGGGATTGACATCACCCCTGGAATGTTGCATCAAGCAAGACTTAAGATTGCAGCAGCAAGATTACAAAACATTGAGTTGATTGAGGCAGATGCAGAATATTTCAACTTTAGTGATAATAGTTTTGATGTTATCTTTTGCTGTGACGCAATTGTACTTTTTCCTGATATCCTTACTACTTTGCAAAAGTGGTATCGCTACTTGAAAACAGGAGGGTATGTGGCATTTACCTGTCCTCCCGAAACTGCTTATATGGCATCTCTTCAGCAGAGGATCTGCGCTCAAGTTTTGGGCGTATCGCTACCACATATCCTTGAACCACTGGGGACTCCAGAAAAATGTCGGAATTTGCTCAATCAGGCAGGTTTTAGAGATATCGAAATTAAGATAGAGCCATCAGGACGTTATCGCCCTGTTAGGGATAGCAGATTATCTGGGACAGTAATTAATATAAATTTTAAAGGTAATCCTTTGTTGTCCAAATTATCACAAGAACAATTAAATCAGTTGCAAGTTGAGTACAAAGCTGAAATTGAGAAACTAGCAACTGATCAAGGTCTTTGGGAAGACACTACAAAGTTCTTTGTTCGCGCTCGAAAATAA
- a CDS encoding cation:proton antiporter domain-containing protein, whose amino-acid sequence MQNLSLMLVPVLAAQKVAGDGLIKPLGHHELLLVLVQLSLLLLVARGLGELMRRINLPPVVGELLAGVLLGPSVFGLLLPDLQAHIFPKSQEQSNLLSVISWLGVLFLLIVTGLETDLKLILRKGKTALLISLGGIIVPFITGFGLGWLLPDSFLADPEKRLVFSLFIATAMSISAIPVIAKVLMDLNLIRRDIGQVTLAAGMTDDTIGWILLSVVSGLASSGKFDFGTIFHSVSAAVLFLAIAFTIGRTIVDQILRWVDDYVGGISASISVVLILSLSAAALTHALGLEAALGAFVLGILAGQSRRFSNEAGHMLEVFTAAFLAPIFFATAGLKVNLLTLLVPQTLLFGLIVLVVACVGKFTGAYLGSRVGGLSHWEGLAMGSGMNARGAMEIVVATIGLSLGVLNPQMYSIIVMVAIVTSLMAPPLLRWSLSKVVMGEEEARRLEREEQDSHSFIKQIQRVLIPTSGGPNIQLAAQLVGYMAHQNSIEVTSLYALSDKQPQKKARRTATQVKDTAAEQALASVAEEMQLPADTTLQTKTESGHSKAEVILNEANKNYDLIVLGASEQIRPQKALFNLLVDRVVQEAPCATMVVKSHLPQAKGEICKIAQQQLTKILVPTVGTEYSKNAVEMASTIAAQTGALVMIVNVINLPQVEYILYEQRSLAPVKEIARDLLEQQAEIGRNLGADVKTYILQGTSPEREILKFAQTKEVDLIILGSSIRMVTGRVFFGHRVDAILNRADCPVAVITTP is encoded by the coding sequence ATGCAAAACCTGTCCCTAATGTTAGTGCCTGTACTCGCTGCACAGAAAGTAGCAGGTGACGGTTTAATTAAACCTCTTGGTCATCATGAACTGCTGTTGGTGTTGGTACAACTGTCACTATTGCTTCTGGTGGCGCGGGGATTAGGTGAGTTGATGCGCCGAATTAACCTCCCGCCTGTTGTTGGGGAATTACTGGCGGGTGTGCTGCTGGGCCCTTCTGTATTTGGTTTGCTCCTTCCAGACTTACAGGCGCACATCTTTCCCAAAAGTCAAGAACAATCGAATTTACTTTCGGTAATCTCTTGGTTAGGCGTGTTATTTTTACTGATTGTGACTGGATTGGAGACGGATCTTAAGCTGATTCTTCGTAAGGGTAAAACGGCTCTACTGATTTCACTGGGCGGAATTATTGTCCCGTTTATCACCGGATTTGGACTGGGCTGGCTATTGCCAGATAGTTTTTTAGCCGACCCAGAAAAGCGACTAGTATTTAGTCTGTTCATCGCCACAGCAATGAGTATTTCGGCAATACCAGTGATTGCTAAGGTGCTGATGGACTTAAACCTGATTCGCCGTGACATTGGTCAAGTCACCTTAGCTGCTGGTATGACTGACGACACTATCGGCTGGATTTTACTTTCTGTGGTTTCAGGTCTAGCTAGTAGTGGCAAGTTTGACTTTGGAACAATTTTCCATTCTGTAAGTGCAGCAGTATTGTTTCTAGCGATCGCCTTTACAATTGGGCGTACCATCGTAGACCAGATTTTGCGCTGGGTTGATGACTACGTTGGCGGAATCTCCGCTAGTATATCGGTTGTGCTGATTCTTTCGCTCTCGGCAGCAGCACTTACCCACGCATTAGGTCTAGAAGCAGCATTAGGTGCTTTTGTGCTGGGGATTCTAGCAGGTCAATCCCGCCGCTTTAGCAATGAAGCTGGACACATGCTAGAAGTCTTCACAGCAGCCTTTCTAGCGCCAATTTTCTTTGCTACAGCTGGCTTGAAAGTTAATTTGCTAACCCTGTTAGTCCCCCAGACGTTGCTATTTGGCTTGATTGTTCTTGTTGTTGCCTGTGTTGGTAAATTTACAGGTGCTTACCTTGGTTCTCGCGTCGGCGGCTTGAGTCATTGGGAAGGTTTGGCGATGGGTTCCGGGATGAATGCTCGCGGGGCGATGGAAATTGTCGTTGCCACGATTGGTTTATCTTTGGGAGTGCTGAATCCACAGATGTACTCGATTATTGTCATGGTAGCGATCGTCACTTCCTTAATGGCTCCACCCCTTTTGCGCTGGTCTTTGTCGAAGGTGGTTATGGGTGAAGAGGAAGCTCGACGTTTGGAACGAGAAGAACAGGATAGTCACAGCTTTATCAAGCAAATCCAGCGTGTCTTAATACCCACTAGCGGTGGCCCTAACATTCAACTCGCGGCGCAACTAGTCGGTTACATGGCTCACCAAAACTCCATAGAAGTTACATCTCTATATGCCCTGAGTGACAAGCAGCCCCAAAAAAAAGCCCGTCGAACGGCAACCCAGGTAAAAGACACCGCCGCCGAGCAAGCTCTGGCTTCTGTCGCTGAGGAAATGCAGCTACCTGCTGATACCACCCTGCAAACAAAAACGGAGTCTGGGCACAGTAAAGCGGAGGTGATTCTGAATGAAGCGAACAAAAACTATGACTTGATCGTATTGGGAGCTTCTGAACAGATACGCCCGCAGAAAGCATTGTTCAATTTGCTTGTAGACCGGGTAGTACAAGAAGCACCTTGTGCAACGATGGTGGTGAAGTCGCACCTACCCCAAGCCAAAGGTGAGATATGCAAAATCGCTCAACAACAGCTGACAAAGATTTTGGTGCCAACGGTGGGGACAGAATACAGCAAAAATGCTGTAGAGATGGCAAGTACGATCGCTGCTCAAACAGGGGCATTAGTTATGATCGTTAACGTGATTAATTTACCGCAGGTTGAGTATATTCTTTACGAACAGCGATCGCTAGCTCCAGTCAAAGAAATTGCCCGTGATCTGCTAGAACAACAAGCAGAAATTGGCCGCAATCTGGGTGCTGATGTCAAAACCTATATTCTTCAAGGAACCAGCCCAGAAAGGGAAATCCTCAAGTTTGCCCAAACCAAGGAAGTAGACCTAATTATTCTCGGGAGTAGTATCCGAATGGTTACGGGTCGCGTTTTCTTCGGTCACAGAGTGGATGCAATTCTGAATAGAGCAGATTGCCCAGTAGCGGTAATTACTACGCCATAG
- a CDS encoding TolC family protein — MNLSLFSVHSTWVTVALAVALPSGIAILFPNAASAATPPKAQNSSSSVKVPDSLNPNSNPLQFPTKPEEVRIQQTVPISLAQALELAKRNNRDLQIALLQLERSRSVLRESQAALYPTLGLNSSVTNNGNGFTNNSSQSSTTFNGSAQLNYNLYTSGNREATIRAAKEQLRVDEFNVETQSLTIRLNASTQYYNLQQADELVRINRSAVANAQASLRDTQAREQAGVGTRFDVLQAQVNLANAQQNLTNAISQQQIARRQLATLLSLSQSVNISAADPVQLAGLWQPTLQETIVQAFQNRPELPQYLAQRNISEQRRRQALSQLGPQISLVGNYNVLDRYNDGVSITDGYSVGLQGNVSLFDAGVARARAAQSRADIGIAESQFGSQRDQIRFDVEQYYSQLQANLDNVQTSSVALNQAREAVNLARLRFQAGVGTQTEVIDAENDLTRAEGNRVTAILDYNRALANLQRSVTSRASR, encoded by the coding sequence ATGAATCTCAGCTTATTCTCCGTACATTCTACCTGGGTTACTGTAGCGTTGGCGGTAGCCTTGCCGTCAGGTATCGCTATTCTTTTTCCAAATGCAGCAAGTGCAGCAACTCCCCCAAAAGCGCAGAATTCCTCAAGCTCTGTAAAGGTTCCCGATTCCCTCAACCCCAATTCCAATCCTCTCCAATTTCCTACCAAACCAGAGGAAGTAAGGATTCAGCAAACTGTGCCAATCAGTTTGGCACAGGCTTTGGAACTAGCAAAACGCAACAATCGAGACTTACAGATAGCCCTATTACAGTTAGAACGCAGTCGCTCGGTGCTACGCGAGTCTCAAGCTGCCTTGTATCCTACTCTTGGTCTTAACAGTAGTGTAACTAATAATGGGAATGGTTTTACTAACAATTCATCTCAAAGCAGCACCACTTTCAATGGTTCAGCACAACTGAATTATAACCTTTATACCTCCGGTAATCGAGAGGCAACTATCCGAGCAGCTAAAGAACAACTACGTGTGGATGAATTTAATGTTGAAACTCAGTCTCTTACAATTAGGTTGAATGCCAGCACTCAATACTACAATTTGCAACAAGCTGATGAATTAGTAAGAATTAATCGGTCTGCTGTGGCGAATGCCCAGGCTAGTTTGCGGGATACTCAAGCCAGAGAACAGGCTGGAGTGGGTACGCGGTTTGATGTGCTGCAAGCTCAGGTGAATTTAGCAAATGCCCAACAAAACCTGACTAATGCTATCTCACAGCAGCAAATTGCCCGTCGTCAGCTTGCCACCCTGTTAAGTTTGTCGCAGTCAGTTAATATCAGTGCAGCAGATCCCGTACAACTAGCGGGTCTTTGGCAGCCAACACTTCAAGAAACTATTGTCCAAGCGTTTCAAAATCGTCCAGAATTGCCACAGTATTTGGCACAACGTAATATTTCCGAGCAACGGCGACGACAGGCGCTTTCACAGCTAGGGCCGCAAATTAGTTTGGTAGGCAACTACAATGTGCTAGATCGGTATAATGATGGCGTCAGCATTACTGATGGTTATTCAGTGGGACTCCAAGGAAATGTAAGTTTGTTTGATGCGGGAGTAGCAAGAGCAAGAGCGGCTCAGTCGAGGGCTGATATTGGAATCGCAGAGTCTCAATTTGGTAGCCAGCGCGACCAAATTCGCTTTGATGTAGAACAGTACTATTCTCAATTGCAAGCCAATTTAGATAATGTGCAAACTTCTAGTGTGGCTTTAAATCAAGCCAGGGAAGCTGTCAATTTAGCAAGGCTGAGGTTTCAAGCTGGTGTGGGTACTCAAACCGAGGTGATTGATGCTGAAAATGACCTGACAAGAGCAGAAGGTAATCGAGTCACAGCTATTTTAGATTACAATCGCGCTCTAGCTAATTTGCAAAGATCAGTCACTTCCAGGGCTTCGCGCTAA
- a CDS encoding ABC transporter ATP-binding protein produces MTTMIWMESITKTYHLGEVSVPILKGIQLSIEEGEYVSIMGVSGSGKSTLMNILGCLDRPTTGDYIFEGRNLTTFDDDELAYIRNQRIGFVFQQFNLLARATALENVMLPMIYANLPKPKRRQRALEALEKVGLGARISNRPSQLSGGQQQRVAIARALVNRPALVLADEPTGALDTETSYEVMSLLTELNDQGITIVIVTHEPDIAAQTNRIIRVQDGLIVG; encoded by the coding sequence ATGACAACTATGATTTGGATGGAATCGATTACCAAAACTTATCACTTGGGAGAAGTTAGTGTTCCAATACTCAAGGGAATTCAACTCTCCATAGAGGAAGGGGAATACGTCTCCATTATGGGTGTATCAGGTTCGGGTAAATCCACGCTGATGAATATTTTGGGATGTCTGGATCGTCCCACAACTGGAGACTATATTTTTGAAGGCAGAAACCTGACGACTTTTGATGATGATGAATTAGCCTATATCCGCAACCAAAGAATAGGTTTTGTTTTCCAACAATTTAACTTATTGGCTCGGGCGACAGCGCTGGAAAACGTCATGTTACCAATGATTTATGCTAACTTGCCTAAGCCAAAACGTCGTCAAAGGGCATTAGAAGCCTTGGAAAAGGTAGGACTAGGCGCACGGATATCTAACCGTCCTAGTCAACTCTCTGGCGGACAACAACAACGGGTAGCTATTGCTCGTGCTTTGGTCAACCGACCTGCATTAGTTTTGGCAGATGAGCCAACAGGAGCTTTAGATACTGAAACATCTTATGAGGTGATGAGTTTGCTAACAGAACTTAATGACCAAGGGATCACAATTGTGATTGTCACTCATGAGCCAGATATCGCTGCTCAAACCAACAGGATTATTCGAGTTCAGGATGGTTTGATTGTAGGTTAA
- a CDS encoding VOC family protein, with product MQLELDHIFVCVEPEAPPADMLTAFGLTEGSRRIHRGQGTANVCFFFDNAYLELLWLFEANEIQSPLVRPTGLWSRCRWQETQACPFGISFRATASNLREIPFPTWDYHAAYRTPKASIAIATNSDNLSEPLIFISPATQKPPNYPLEPRPPFVHKIGFKEITALQVTLPGVQNFSAEVITLIDLGLVQFSQGNFYQLEIEFDNAKEGNSQDFGSQLPILIRW from the coding sequence ATGCAACTTGAACTAGATCATATCTTTGTCTGTGTTGAACCAGAAGCACCACCAGCAGATATGCTAACTGCTTTTGGACTCACAGAAGGTAGCCGGAGAATTCATCGAGGTCAAGGGACTGCAAATGTTTGCTTCTTCTTTGATAATGCTTATCTTGAGTTACTTTGGCTTTTTGAGGCTAACGAAATTCAGTCTCCTCTTGTTCGCCCTACAGGTTTGTGGTCACGCTGCCGTTGGCAAGAAACACAGGCTTGCCCTTTTGGCATTTCCTTCCGGGCAACAGCATCAAATTTACGAGAAATACCATTTCCTACTTGGGATTACCATGCAGCATATCGGACACCAAAAGCTTCTATTGCGATCGCAACCAATAGTGACAATTTATCAGAACCATTGATTTTCATTTCACCTGCAACCCAAAAACCTCCAAATTACCCGTTAGAACCGCGACCTCCTTTTGTTCATAAAATTGGATTCAAAGAAATTACAGCATTACAAGTCACCTTACCCGGTGTTCAAAACTTTTCTGCTGAAGTGATAACACTAATTGATCTGGGATTAGTGCAATTTTCACAAGGCAATTTTTACCAACTAGAAATAGAGTTTGATAACGCCAAGGAAGGTAATTCACAAGATTTTGGCTCGCAACTACCAATTTTAATTAGATGGTGA